One bacterium genomic window, CGGCATGACGACCTGGACAAGCTCAACCACGAGGCGGTGGCGGCCGCCGCGCTGTACTCCCTGGGGGAGGCGCTCCAGGTCCCCGGATTCGCCGCCGCCGCCTCCGACAAGGCGCGAAAAGTGCTGGAACGCCAGACCGGGGAAGGCTGGTTCCCCGAGCTGGGGGGGCTGGACAGCGGGTACTCGTTTCTCACCCTGGAGTACCTGGCCCAATGCTGGACCTTCTCCCGCGCACCGGCTCTGGCCGGGGCCCTGGAAAAGGCGCTCGGGTTTCTGCTCGACCTCGTCCAGCCGGACCTGACCACCGGCCGCGAATACAACCTCTGCGGCAATTCCTACGTGTCGCTTCTGGGCGCGGCGATCATGGCCGAATTTTCACCGGCGGCCCGGGAGCTTTTCCTCCAGGGCGCTTCCCGCTCCAACGCTCTCGACCAGCTCGCTCAGGACGACCTCAGCGCCTGCTATCATCTCTACAACGGGCTGCTCTCCGTGCTCCACTATCGGCGCTGGTGCCGTCTCTACGACGAGACCGCGGCCCGGCTCCCCTGTCAGGGCCCCCCCTTCATCCGGGTCTGGCCCGAAGCCGGCTTGGTCGCGGCGCGGACCGGCGCTTATTACGCACTCTGCTCCGCCCGGGCCGGGGGCACGGTCAAGATCTACCCCGATGCCCTCCCCGAGACGCAACTGTGGAAGGACGCGGGTTATCGGTTGACCGCCGGCGGCCGGACGCTGGCCACCGGCGGCTGGTCGCCGGCGGGGCGCCTGGAAGTTCTCTCGGAGACCGCGTTCCGGGTCCGGGCCGGCTTTCGGGAGGTCTCGTATTTCTTCCCCGGCCGCTGGCTGAGGATGATGGTTTCCCTGATCAGCGCGGTCCCGGGCGGTTATCTGCTGATCAAGAAAGGGATGGACCTGGTTCGGAAGCGCAAGAGCGCTTCGCTGCAGCTTTCCCGAGTGTCCGGCGCCCGTTCCCGGGGAGGGCTGACGAGGAAAGTGGAGTTTACCCCTCAAAGCGTCCGGATCGGCGATCTCCTCGAACGCGCGTCCGCGGAACCCCTCCGGGCAGCCGCGGCGGAAATCTCCGTGTATTCCCGGGGGGTGTTGATCGCGCGCCCCGCGGGGGAACCGACGGCGTCCCTGCCCGGAGCGCTGGTCCGCGGCCGGCAGGTTCGCGTCGAAAAAGAGATCGCCTTCCCCGCCGGCGCGTTCACGGTCCGGATCACGGGCGGGGACGTCGATGGGGAGTAGATCGAAACCGTCCGGCCCGCTGTTCCGGGCCCTTCAGATCCTGGTCCTGGCGGCCGTTGCCTTCTTCCTGGGCCGCTATCTTTACCGGCTGGATTGGACTCGGTTCTGGAAGGAGCTGTCGGGAGCTTCTCCCGGGGGCCTGGTTCTTTCCATGGGCCTGACCGTGCTGGGGGGGCTTCTGGTCGCCTGGGGGTGGAGTTTCATCCTGCGGTCCCTGGGCAGCTTCGTCCCCCACCGCGCCGCCGTCCGGATCTACTTTCTCAGCGAGATGGCCAAATACATTCCGGGAAAGATCTGGACCGCGGTCGGCCGGGCGGTGATGCTGGAAAAGTGGTCGGTCCCCAAAACGGTGACCGTCTCCACCGTGGGGATCATGTTGATCGTCCTGGCCGCTTCCGGAGTGGTGGTTGCGCTCCTCTCCCTGCCGTTCTGGCCTTCCCTGGACGCGGCGGGCATATCCACCGGGTTTTTCCCGGTGTTGTTCCTGCTCCTGCCGGCGGCTCTGATCCTGCTGCATCCCCGGGTTTTCGATCCGGTGCTCAACTGGTTCCTGCGCCGGATCGAACGGGTCGACGCGCCCGTGCACCTGCATTACGGCCGGACGGTGCTCTTGGTCCTGTATTGGACCGGACTCTGGCTGATCAAGGGTCTCGCTACCTGGATCCTGCTGGCGGCGATATTTCCGCTTCCCCGGGTGCCCCCGCTCCCCTGGCTCTCACTCTCGGGGGTGATGGCGGTCTCCTGGATCGTCGGAGTCGTCAGTCCCTTCACCCCCGCCGGGCTGGGCATCGCCGAACTGACCATCGCCCTCCTGCTCCCGGCGCTTTTCGGGCTGGACGCTTCGTCCAGCGCCGTTTTCGCGTTTCTCTGCCGGATCTGGGCGGTTATCGCCGATCTGATCTGCGTGGGGCTGTCGGCTGTTATCGGCTCGCGCCGGGTCGGGGGGGGGCGGTAACGGGGGGCGCAACCGTCCCGTTCGTTGCTTCTGCGGGAGGGGGCGCGGGCACGGCGCCGGGCCCCGGGCCCCGCCGCAGAACCCGCACGATCTCTTCCGCGATCAGCCGGTGAGCTTCCGGGTTGGGATGTTTGTCGACGCAGTGAGGCGGTTCTCCCCGGTAGATGGTGTAGAGTTTCCCGAACGCGGCCCGGCGCCCGCGCGGTGGCAGGGGGGGTATCTTTTCCAGGAGCCGCGGCTGGGCGTCGATGATGGGGATGCCCAATTCGGCGAAACGGTCCGGGGGGGGCTGGGGTTCTTCTCCCCAGGGGAGGTTGAGGATATAGGCCTGGCCGCCGTTGGCCCGGGCGAGTTCGGCGATTTCTCCGAAAACGGCGCGTTCTATTTCCCAGTCGTCCCCTCCCGGTTCCGGAACGAGGCCGAGGCGTTTCTTGAGGTTGAAGAGGAACATATTCAAATCGTCGTGGAAATAGAGGGGGAGACCGGCCCGGAAGAAGAAGGAGATGAAATCGGCCGTGCCCGCGGCCGTTTCCCGGAATTCCTCGAAGGGAAGGTCGAAGAGGATGCTCTGAAAGACCGGCCCGTGAACCCGGAGCCCCCCGGGGGTTTCGTAGAAATAGGGGATGGGAGCCGCTCCCAGGAACCCGATCGGCCCCAACGCCCGCTTGGCTCGCTCCACCAGCCACGGCGACCACTGCACGATGACGACTTCCGGTTTCAGGCGCGGGATCAGGGTCCGGGCCCGCAGCAGCATCTGGGTCAGCCCGTAACTGCAGACCCCGGCGTTGACCGTGTCCCATCCGAGCATTTCCCCGGCTTTCCAGATATAGGTGTCCTCTTCGGCCACGGCGTCCCCGTAGGTGAACGAACACCCCAGGGCCATCAGGAGGGGGTGGGTCGCCGCCGCCGACCGGGAGGCGGCGGCGGGGATCCGGCAGCCGTTTTCGTCGCAGAGCGTGGGAATGGGAGGCCCCTCCGAAAAGGTCTGCAGGCCGGATGAAGAGGGGAGGGGGGCGAACCCCAGCGCCTGATCGGGGGCGTGGACGCGCCCCCGCCACCCGCGCACTCCGTTCTTGAGATACTGATAGAGGGGGTAAGCCCGCCGGTAGACCGAGTAGAAATATACCCCTCCCGCGCCGCCGACGGTCACGACCAGTATGAGCACGGACGCGGTGAAGGCGAATATCCAGCGTTTTCTTGGCGAGTATTCGTGCACTTCCCGGCTCCGAAACGCCGTTTCGAGGTACTCCCTCGGGTAACAGTATATATGACGATTCCCTCCCCCGGTCAATGCCCGCGGCGGTCGGGTATTTCTCTGGCCAGGCTCGGCGAGTTTAGTACAATAACCGCACGCGATCTGGAGGCAGGGCCATGGCTGGATATGACGGAGAGGGAACGATACCCCGCTCGAACCGGGCCGGAGCATACCGGGTCCGGGTCTGCGGCCGGGGGGGGTGGGGCTCGTTCGTCGTCCAGGGGACGGTTCTGACCCTTTTTTCCTGCTTCCCCACCGTCTGGGGGAGCCTCTTGCGGCCCCGGGTATACCGGTTGATCCTGGGTGCGGTGGGGGCGGGGTGCTTTCTGGAGAAGAACATCCGTTTCTACCGCCCCTCCCGGGTGCGGTTGGGGGAGCGCGTCTTCGTCGGCGAGGGAGCGTTTTTCGATGTCGGCGGCGGCGGCGAGTCGATCGAAATCGGGTCCGACAGCCACGTTTCCCGGTATGTGTCCATCCGCACCCAGTACGGCCGCGTCGTCGTCGGGTCCCGGGTCAATATCGGCGCCGGGTCCTTTCTCTATGGATACGGAGACATCGAAATCGGCGACGACTGTCTCCTGGCCAACCAGGTGGAAGTGGTGACCGGGGGCCACGAACACGGCCGCCGGGACCTGGCCATGCGTTTCCAGGGACGGCGCCCCACCCGGACCGTGATCGGGAGGGATTGCTGGTTGGGGACCCACGCGGTGGTCCTGGGAGGAGTCTCCCTGGGGGAAGGCTCGATCGTCGGCGCCGGGGCGGTAGTGACCGGCGACATTCCACCCTACAGCATCGCCGTCGGGGTTCCCGCCCGGGTTATCGGAACCCGCGCGTCCGCGGGGGAGACCGGGACATGAGGGTACTGGTCTCAATCTTCGAGGAACTGTATCCCCTCAGCGGGGGCGGTTCGCCGCGCATCTCCAACCTCTGCCGGGCCTTTGCCCGGGGCGGCCACGAGGTGATTGCCGCCGGAGGGTTCGCCGCTTCCGACCGGGAAGTCAGGGAGTACCTGGGCTGCCGGGAGCTGGTCCGGCTCAAGAGCGTCAGCCGCCTCGATCCGGGGAAAATGAAGAAATATCTCACCGCCCACCCGGTCAACCTGGCCCGGGTGGGGCGGGCCGTCCGCCGGCTGGCTCCCGACCTGGTGGTCTCGCATAATACCATCGCCGGTTACGGCGCCCTCCTCGGGGCCGGGATCTCCCGCCGGCGCCCTTTTCTCGTCCTCGACCTGACCGATGTGCTGTTCGAGTACCTGGACGATTACCGGTCCGGCGGTTGGTTGCGGGCGGTTCAGCGGGGGGGACGGCGCCTGGAAACCTCCGCCATTCGGGGTTCGGACCTCATCATCACCATTTCCGACTCCATGAAGGAGATCGTCGAAGGGTACGGGGCTTCGCCGCGACGGATCGAAGTGGTCTGCGACGGGGTGGACCCCGATATTTTCCGGGAGACCGACGAGACCGCCCTGCGAGCCCGCCACGCCCCCGGAGCGGAAGCCGTCGTTCTGTTCCAGGGCGTCATCGATCCCCAGGACGGCCCGGATCTCCTGGCCGCCGCCGCCGAGCGGGTACTCCAACGCCACCCGTCCGCGAAATTCTGGGTCATCGGCGAAGGCTCGGCCATCCCGGGGCTGAAGAAGCTGGTGGGGGAGACGGGGATCGCCGGCAGTTTTTATTTTTCCGGGTGGGTCACCCAGGGGGAAGTCGCCCGCTACCTGAGCGCGGGGGACATCGGACTGGTTATTCTTCCCGATATCCTTTCCGCCCGGGGCCGGGTGACGCTCAAGGAGTTCGAATACTGGGCCTGCGGTCTGTCGGTGGTGGCTCCCCGCCTCCCGGCCCTGGAAGAGGTGATTGCCGAGGAGGAGAACGGTCTTTTTTACCCCCCCGGGGACGCGGAACGGATGGCGGACTGCGTCAACCGCCTGATCGAGGACCCCGGTCTTTCCCGGCGCTTGGCGGTTTCCGGTCAGCGCCTGGTGCGCGAAGAATACCGCTGGGACCGTTTAGCCGACGAGTTCGTCTCCCGCAGCGTGGCCGCGCTCGCCCGCGCCCGATCCGCTCCGGACCTCAGTCGATAAGTCCCGAAGTTTTTCCGGCGGTTTGCTGCACGGCGAGATCGTCGACCCCGATCCCGGCGCAGCGGTACCGCCCGCGCCGGGCGGTCTTCCCCCCGAAGTCGATGGCCCCGACCGGGCAGAAATGGAGGCAGGCCAGGCAGTTTTGGCAACGGTTCCCCCAGACCGGCCGGCCGTTTTCGTAGGAGATATTTTCCACCGGGCAGATCCGCGCGCAGAGGCCGCAGGATGTGCAGGCCGCGGAGACCCGGAACCGCCGCGCCCGGTCCGGGAGCCGCCGCCGCCAGAGCCGGTTGACGGCGGGGCAGAGCACGCTCAGAAAGGCGTTGATGTCGGCGATCTTCGTCTTCCCCTCCCGGATCAGGGCGGCTGCGGCCCGGGTGCGCGCCCGGGCCCGTTCCCGTATCCGTTCCTGTTTGGCGGCCGGGGGGATGTCGTAGAAGGGGGTATAGTTGGCGGGCATGTTCACCGGGTGGCATCCGGCCAGGGATTTTCCCCGCGCGTTCAGCAGTTTTCGCAGTTGGCCGGAGGGGCCTCCGGGGGCTCCTCCCCGGGTGAAAACGGCGACGATCCGCCGCACGTCGTCGAGGTCCGTCTCGGCGGCGAACCGGGCGACCAGTTCGGGCAGGCCCCAGAAATAGAGCGGGAATACCATAAGCAGGGTTTCCGCGCTGAGGCGAGTCGCTCGGGGTCCGACAAAAGCGGTCATGGGCTCCGGGGCCTCGGCTCCCAGATCTTCGGCGAGCCACCGGGCCACGGTCAGGGAGTTTCCCGTCCCCGAGAAAAAACAGAGGGCGTATTCCTTCATTGCGACCTCCAAGGTGCCGGTTGGCTTGAGATTACAGGAAATCGCTGCGGTTGTCACGTTCCTCGCTTCGGGCCGCGTTCCCGGTCCGAGTTCAGGTGGACGAAGCCGGAGCGATATGGTTCAATACCCGTTATCCCGTACCTTGAGGACGACGAGACCGTGAAAGTGCTTATATCCAACCCCCCCTGGCCCGGAGAAGGGTTCGGGGCCCGTTCCGACGTTCGGTGGCCGCACAAACGCAGCGACAAGTTCATCGAATACCCGATCTACCTCGCTTATCTGGTGGCGATCGTCCGCGGCGAAGGCTACGACGTCGAGTTTATCGATGCCGTTCTCGAGGAGCTCTCCATAGCGGATTTCGCCGGCCGGGCCGGCGCGGCGGCGCCGGATATGGTCGTTTTGGAATGTTCCACCCCCTCCATCGATTACGATCTCCGGACCGCCGCCGCCGTGAAAGCCGCCGCCCCCGCGGCCATGGTGGTCCTGATCGGGTCGCACCCCACCGTTTTTCACCGGGAGATCATGGAAGAGAACCCGGAGGTGGACGTCGTCTGCCGGGGAGAATACGATTTCACCGTCCGCGATCTGGCCCGGGCTCGGGCCGGGGGAAAGGGCCTGGAGGAGATCGAGGGGATCACCTGGCGTTCTCCCCGGGGCGTCAGGGTCAACCCCGAGCGGCCGCTGATCGCCGATCTGGACGAGATTCCCTTTCCCGCCCGGGACCTGGTGGCGAGCAAGTATTACCGGCAGGGGACTTTTCGCGGGAAGACGCCGACCACGGTGGTCACGTCCCGGGGATGCCCCTTCGGGTGCACCTACTGCCTTTGGCCGCGAACGCTTTACGGGAGAACGTTCCGGGCCCGGTCCGCCGGGAACGTGGTGGACGAACTCGAGGAATGCGTCCGGCGCTACGGCATCGACGAGGTTTATTTCGACGACGACTCCATGGCCCTGGACCGGGAGCGGATGCTGAAGATATGTTCCCTGATCGTCGAGCGCGGTCTGCGTTTCGAATGGATCGCCCAATGCCGGGTTTCGAGCATGGACGAAGAAGTGCTGCGGGCCATGAAGCGTGCCGGTTGCCGGTATATCCGGTTCGGCGTGGAATCGGGATCGCCCAAGATGCTGCGGCTGATGAAGAAAGGGATCACCACCGAACAGGTCGTCCGGGCCTTTGCCCTGGCCCGGAAGGTGGGGATCAGGACCCAGGCGTTTTTCCTGTTCGGGGTTCCGGGAGAGAATGCGGAGACGATCGAGGAAACGATCCGCTTCGCCAAGCGGCTTCCCGCCGACAGCGCCCAGTTCGCGGTGGTCATCCCCCATCCCGGCACCGAGCTGTACGCTTCCGCCCGAGCCGCCGGCTCCCTGAAGTACACTTCCTGGGAGGATTTCTCTTCCTGTCGCGGCATGATCGAAACCCCCGAACTCTCGCTGGATCAGGTGGAGGCGGCCCGGATTCGGGCGTACAAGGAGTTCTATTTCCGGCCCTCGTTTCTTCTGCGCACCCTGGTCGGAATTCACAGCCTGGATGATCTTAAAAGCGTACTCGCCAGCGCCCGGTCCATCGTCAGCCGGATCGGTTTCTTTCGGCGGGATTGACCCAGGAGAGCGGGATGAATGAGAAACGGTCAACGCGGGTTTCGGTCCTTATCCCCCTCTACAACGAAGAGGAGAACCTGGAGCCCCTGGTCGGGCGTCTCCGGCCGGTGCTCGATTCCCTCGGCGCCGATTGGGAGGTGATCTTCGTCGACGACGGTTCCACCGACGGGTCCTTCGAGCGCCTGCGTCGGCTTCGCGACGGTTGTCCCGGGCTGAAAGCCGTCCGCTTCCGGCGCAATTTCGGGAAGTCCGCCGCCCTCAGGGCGGGTTTCCGCCAGGCGCGGGGAGATCGGGTGGTGATCATGGATGCCGACCTTCAGGACGATCCCGAGGAGATTCCCGGACTTCTGGAGCTGCTCGACCAGGGTTACGACCTGGTCGGGGGGTGGCGCGCCGACCGGCGCGACCGCTTCGTCAAGCGGCAGACTTCCCGGATCTATAACCTGGCCACTTCGACCCTGACCGGCATCCGGATACACGACTTCAACTGCGGCCTGAAGGCCTTCCGCCGGGAAGTGATCGAGTCGATTCCCGTGCACGGAGAGCTGCACCGCTACATCCCCGTTCTTGCGCACCGGCGCGGATTCCGGGTCACGGAGAAGAAAGTCCGCCACCACCCCCGCCTCCATGGGGAAAGCAAATTCGGGCCCTACCGGTTTTTCGCCGGGTTCGCCGATCTGGTGACCGTTCTCTTCCTGACCAGGTACTTCAAAAAACCCCTGCATTTCTTCGGGGGGTTGGGGTTGATGTTCTTCGTCGCCGGTTTCGCGATCGATTTCGTGCTCCTGGTCGGGAGTCTGTTCGGCGAAACCATCCGTACCCGGCCGCTCCTCTTCCTCGGCATCCTGCTTATGTTGATCGGATTCCAGTTCATCTCCACCGGGCTGTTGGGCGAGATGCTGGCGATGGGGCGGGATGAAGACGAACGGGAGTATCTGGTTGGTGAGACTCTCGAGTAATCGCTGGCTGCGGGGGCTGGCCCGGGCCGGAGCTTCCCCCTATTTCCCCCTCCTGCTCCTGGGTGCGTTTCTTCTCTTCGTCTTCGTCCGGGCGATGGCGTCGTACTCCGCCGCCCTCGGTTCCGACCCTTTCGGGATCGTTCACTTCGCCGGCCACCTCTCGAGGGGAATGCTCTTCAGCGATTTCCCCGTCTACGATTGGTTCAAGCGCGACTGGGCCCCGGGCGAAGCCCATTTCGTCCTCCACGGCAACTACATCGCCGACGGGCAACGGCTTTTCTGCAAGTACACGATCGGGTTCCCTCTCATCCTGGCCGGGTTCATCCGGGTACTGGGGCCGGGATCGGTATATTTCGCCAACGTGGTGGTGCTGGTCATCCTGTTGGCCGCGGAATACGGCCTCGCCCGGTCCTTCCTCCGGAACTTTACGGGCGATCGGCTGCTGGCCCTGATCGCTCCCATCCTCCTGATGGTTCTGGTCAACAAGATCTGGGGCCTGGCTCTGCGCCCGGCCCGGGATCTTTCCGCCCTGGCCTTGCTGGTTCTCGGGTTTTACCTGGGGGCCGTGGGCCTGGGCCGGGCGCCGCGGCTTCGCTGGGGTGCCGTGGGGGCCGGGGCCTTCTGTCTCGGTTTCGCCGGCTCGGTCCGCTTTCCCAATGTCCTGGCCGCGGTGCCCGCGTTCGTCTATCTCCTCGAGCGCCTGTTGCGGAAGAGCACGCTTCGCCGGGGAACGGCCGCGGTCTTGTTGGCGGTCCTCTGTTTCGGCCTGGGCCTGGTTCCCGCCCTCTACCAGAATCTGGAATCGACCGGGAATTTTCTCAAGCCCCCCCGTCCCGAAATCGTGGACCGAAACCCGGTTCAGGTGGAGGGAGAAACCAACCCCCCCCCGCTCTGGCTGGGGTTCTTCAAGACCACCGCCCCGGAAACCCTGGGGTACTTCTGGCGTCTGTACGGCCCCTTTTTTCTGGGCCTGATCCTGCTCGGCGCGGCGGCGCTGCGCCGCTCCCCCGGCGCCCTGATCGTCTGTCTGGGCGTCCCGGCGGTCTTCGTGCTTTTTTACAGCATGTGGGTCCACCTCATGATCAGGTACATGATGGTCGCCCAGCCGTTTCTGGTGGTGCTGGCCGTCGCCGGGTGCGGCTACCTGCTGGCCGCGCCCCGCCGCTGGGCCGTGGTTCTTCTTCCCCCGGTGCTCCTGCTCGATTGGGCGGCGCGTTCCCGGCTTCCGCACGCCTACGGCCTGGAATATGTGGATACTCCGGTCCTGATTTTCGGAGTTTTTCTTTGGATCGCCGCCGCCTGGCCGTCGCGTCCGCGTCGGGCGCGGCTGCGGGTTCTGTTTCTCGCGGCGGGCGTCGCCGCCGTCTTTCTGGGGCGCTACCCCGCCGTCCTCCGGGACCAGGCCGAGGAAGCTTTTCAGCTTCCCCAGGCGCGCCGGCTGGGGGCCGACATCGATGCCCTGGTCCCCCCGGGCTCGGTGATTTTCGCCACCAAACCGGTTTCCGAATACATCAACCTCTTCACCCGGTCGTACTCCCTGCGTCCCTTCGAGATGGCCCGGATGCGGGTCGAGACCAGGGCGGGCATCGAACGGATCCTGGAGAGGGGCACCGGCGTTTTCCTGATCGAGTCGTCCGGTTGGAAGCGAGACGCCCGTAAGGCCGAGCCGTCTCTTCTCTACCACTTCGACCTGAAGGAAGCCGGCGCCGTGCGCGGCGCCGACTATAACCTGGAAAAACGGTTCGGGCGCCCGGTGAGCCGGATCTTCGAGGTGGTCCCCTGGCGACCGGGACCCGTAAGCTCGGTGCTGAAGGTGCCCGCGGGGGACGGCCCGTGGCTTTTTTCCCTGGACGCGCGGGCATTCAACCGCGCCGGCCCCCGCCGGGCCGAAGTCGCCCTCGGGGGCCTGAGGCTCGCTTCCTCCCTGGAGAACGGCCGGAACTTTTTCGTAGTTCCCCGGGGCGCCCTTCCCGGTCCGGAGGCGGTTTTGACGGTTGACGCTTCCGATCCCGTCCCCCGGGATCTGGCCCCGCGGCTGCAGCCGCTCGATCGGCCCTGGGAGGTGGACCTGGGAGCCGAGCCCGACTTCCCCGGTGACTACGCCCGCGACGGATTCTCCGAGGCCCGCTTGCGCGACGCCGACGCGGTGCGCCTCTGGTGGGGGCAGACGGGCCGCGCCGTCGTTCCCACCCCCGGAGGGTCGGGATACGAACTCTTCGCCGTCTTGAAACTGGCCAACGTCCGCGGCGCGCCCCGGCCTGCCTTCCTCCGGGTCGCCCTCAACGGGACCCCGGTGGCGGACCTCGACCTTTCCGACCTGGCCCGGGGCTGGCGGGAATACCGGGTGGCGCTTCCGTCCCGGGCTCTTGTCGGCCTCCGCGGGGTCCTGGAATTGACCCCCTTCGTTCCCGCCGGTAACCCGATTTCTCCGGACGAGAATAGAGTAGGAGCTTTTCTGGCCGGCGGTCTTGTTGTCGAACGCTGTCCTCTCCAGTTGGGGATGGCCCTTCCCCCGGGGAAGTCCTCGTTTCTGGCTTTTCAGGTCGAATCTGGAGAAGGTGCGACGGTCTGTCGTCCCCCTTACGTCTTTTTCGTCGACTCCGACCGGCTGGGGGAAGCGCCCGCCCCCGGCGTTCAGCGCGTCCTTCTCCCCCCCGGCCCGGGCGGCGGGGCGTTTCTGGAGGCGTTTTCGCGGCAGGGGGGGTGCCGGGTGCCCTTTTCGCCGGAGTATCTGCTGGTTCCTTCCGCGCCGGCATTTGAAATCGACGTCGGGGGAGACGCCGACTGGGCCTTCGCGGAGACCGGGTTTTACGGGGCCGAGCGTCATCTGGGGACCGAGACCGTGCGTTGGACCTCCGGCCTTTCCCGCCTGGTCGTCCCCTTGTTTTCGGGAATGGAAACCGGCGGGGAAGTACGTTTTCGGGCGTTCAACCTCGCCCCCCCGGCCGCGGGCCCGATTTCGGTGACGGTCCGCCTCGCCGGCCGGGTTCTGGGCACGGTGTCGCCGCCGCCGGGGGAGGGGGTGTATCGGTTCCCATTCTCTCCGGACGGGTTTTTCCCGCGGTTGGCGGTCCTGGAATTCGAATCTTCGACCTGGCGACCGTCCGATTTCGGGGGAGGAGCCGACGACCGGGAATTGGGCGTGATGCTGGACTGGATCCGCCTGGGAGCTCCGGAAGACGGCGGCCGCCTGCCATGAACCGAATCTGCGCCGCTCTTCTGGTCGCGGTGGTCGTGGTTGTGGGGGTCTACGGGGCCACCAACTACAACGCGCTCCTGAACTCCGACAGCTACACGTATTTAAGCTACGCCCGGAGCCTGGCCCGAGGAGGGGTCTTCGGCGATCCCGGGATCTATTCCCATTTCCGCTCCTACTGGCCCCGTGAACGCTCCAGCCTCATCTCCGGAAACCGCCACATGGATGGGGGAAGGATCTTCTACGACATCGATGTCGGTTATCCTCTTCTCCTGGCCCTGGCGATCCGCGGTTTCGGTCTGCCCGCCGTTTTCCTGGTCAACCCCCTCTTGCTCCTGGTCCTGGCCGTTTTTCTGGCGCTCCTCGTCCGGCGCACGGTGGGGCCGGGCGACCCCCGGGCCTGGCCGGCGGCGCTGGCGGGGCTGCTCGTTTTTCTCCTGCTTCCCCCCGGCCGGGTGTTGCTGTCGAGCATGAAGATCATGCGGGACATCCCCCCCCTGACCGCGCTGGTCGTCTCCTACTACCTGGTGGTCGTGTTCGCCCGGAGTGCGCGGCGGCGGTGGGGCGTTCTGCTGGGCGCGTCCGCCGCCTTCGGCGCGGCGGCCCTGATCCGATATACCTTCTGCATCTACGCGATCCCCTTCTGCGCTTACCTGGGCGTTTCCCTGGCGGCCCGGCGCGAGCCCTGGACCCGGTGGTTGGCGGCGGTTCTGCTGTTGGTCGTTCCGGCGCTGGTTCTGCTTTCGCCGGTGATCGTCAAGGATTTCGCCCGGTCCGGCGACCTCTTCGATACGGCCAAGGCACTCTGGAGCTACGTCGGCGCTTCGGATTCCCGGGGAGAAGTCTTTTCCCTCGACCACCTGGACGAAAGCGGCGCCTGGTATTTCGACTTTCTCCTTCGGGTGTATACCCCGGTGGGGATTTTCTTCGTGTTGGCCGGCCTCGGGTTCGGTATCCGCCGCCGGGAAGTCTGGTCGCTGTTTCTCCCCCTCTTGATTCTGCACCTGGGGCTCTTCGCGATTTTCCGGTTCAAGCACTCGCGTTACCTGCTGCCGGTATACTGCATTTTCAGCGGTCTGGGCGCCTGGGGATGCCTGGAACTCTGCCGCGTTCTACCGTCCGCGCTGGGGCGGATCGAGCGCCGGGCGTTCGCGGTTCCGCTGCGCCTGGCGGCGGCGCTGGCCGCCGCCGGCGCCGCTGTTTATTTCCTGGCCGCCGGTTATTCCCCCGCGC contains:
- a CDS encoding lysylphosphatidylglycerol synthase transmembrane domain-containing protein gives rise to the protein MGSRSKPSGPLFRALQILVLAAVAFFLGRYLYRLDWTRFWKELSGASPGGLVLSMGLTVLGGLLVAWGWSFILRSLGSFVPHRAAVRIYFLSEMAKYIPGKIWTAVGRAVMLEKWSVPKTVTVSTVGIMLIVLAASGVVVALLSLPFWPSLDAAGISTGFFPVLFLLLPAALILLHPRVFDPVLNWFLRRIERVDAPVHLHYGRTVLLVLYWTGLWLIKGLATWILLAAIFPLPRVPPLPWLSLSGVMAVSWIVGVVSPFTPAGLGIAELTIALLLPALFGLDASSSAVFAFLCRIWAVIADLICVGLSAVIGSRRVGGGR
- a CDS encoding acyltransferase, with translation MAGYDGEGTIPRSNRAGAYRVRVCGRGGWGSFVVQGTVLTLFSCFPTVWGSLLRPRVYRLILGAVGAGCFLEKNIRFYRPSRVRLGERVFVGEGAFFDVGGGGESIEIGSDSHVSRYVSIRTQYGRVVVGSRVNIGAGSFLYGYGDIEIGDDCLLANQVEVVTGGHEHGRRDLAMRFQGRRPTRTVIGRDCWLGTHAVVLGGVSLGEGSIVGAGAVVTGDIPPYSIAVGVPARVIGTRASAGETGT
- a CDS encoding glycosyltransferase family 4 protein, whose protein sequence is MRVLVSIFEELYPLSGGGSPRISNLCRAFARGGHEVIAAGGFAASDREVREYLGCRELVRLKSVSRLDPGKMKKYLTAHPVNLARVGRAVRRLAPDLVVSHNTIAGYGALLGAGISRRRPFLVLDLTDVLFEYLDDYRSGGWLRAVQRGGRRLETSAIRGSDLIITISDSMKEIVEGYGASPRRIEVVCDGVDPDIFRETDETALRARHAPGAEAVVLFQGVIDPQDGPDLLAAAAERVLQRHPSAKFWVIGEGSAIPGLKKLVGETGIAGSFYFSGWVTQGEVARYLSAGDIGLVILPDILSARGRVTLKEFEYWACGLSVVAPRLPALEEVIAEEENGLFYPPGDAERMADCVNRLIEDPGLSRRLAVSGQRLVREEYRWDRLADEFVSRSVAALARARSAPDLSR
- a CDS encoding EFR1 family ferrodoxin (N-terminal region resembles flavodoxins. C-terminal ferrodoxin region binds two 4Fe-4S clusters.) → MKEYALCFFSGTGNSLTVARWLAEDLGAEAPEPMTAFVGPRATRLSAETLLMVFPLYFWGLPELVARFAAETDLDDVRRIVAVFTRGGAPGGPSGQLRKLLNARGKSLAGCHPVNMPANYTPFYDIPPAAKQERIRERARARTRAAAALIREGKTKIADINAFLSVLCPAVNRLWRRRLPDRARRFRVSAACTSCGLCARICPVENISYENGRPVWGNRCQNCLACLHFCPVGAIDFGGKTARRGRYRCAGIGVDDLAVQQTAGKTSGLID
- a CDS encoding radical SAM protein, producing MKVLISNPPWPGEGFGARSDVRWPHKRSDKFIEYPIYLAYLVAIVRGEGYDVEFIDAVLEELSIADFAGRAGAAAPDMVVLECSTPSIDYDLRTAAAVKAAAPAAMVVLIGSHPTVFHREIMEENPEVDVVCRGEYDFTVRDLARARAGGKGLEEIEGITWRSPRGVRVNPERPLIADLDEIPFPARDLVASKYYRQGTFRGKTPTTVVTSRGCPFGCTYCLWPRTLYGRTFRARSAGNVVDELEECVRRYGIDEVYFDDDSMALDRERMLKICSLIVERGLRFEWIAQCRVSSMDEEVLRAMKRAGCRYIRFGVESGSPKMLRLMKKGITTEQVVRAFALARKVGIRTQAFFLFGVPGENAETIEETIRFAKRLPADSAQFAVVIPHPGTELYASARAAGSLKYTSWEDFSSCRGMIETPELSLDQVEAARIRAYKEFYFRPSFLLRTLVGIHSLDDLKSVLASARSIVSRIGFFRRD
- a CDS encoding glycosyltransferase family 2 protein → MNEKRSTRVSVLIPLYNEEENLEPLVGRLRPVLDSLGADWEVIFVDDGSTDGSFERLRRLRDGCPGLKAVRFRRNFGKSAALRAGFRQARGDRVVIMDADLQDDPEEIPGLLELLDQGYDLVGGWRADRRDRFVKRQTSRIYNLATSTLTGIRIHDFNCGLKAFRREVIESIPVHGELHRYIPVLAHRRGFRVTEKKVRHHPRLHGESKFGPYRFFAGFADLVTVLFLTRYFKKPLHFFGGLGLMFFVAGFAIDFVLLVGSLFGETIRTRPLLFLGILLMLIGFQFISTGLLGEMLAMGRDEDEREYLVGETLE